Proteins encoded by one window of Microcoleus sp. FACHB-68:
- a CDS encoding PAS domain S-box protein, giving the protein MKAFAPKHWRSRWFDLQVRRQGTLIIAIPVTCLVSSLIAIACLREIVSNGREQENHSNRVVREVNRALTNVVNAETGIRGYALTKRPEFLEPYQAAKSNLPDSLEKLSILVQNNPDQEQQIQQIQQSAQERMSSFDRTVGLINRSGKTNSTSPELSNQLVEGKLKMDALRRQIAQFSTQEESRLRALNQYVVRMRDLTTGFQWFALLFGLVGAGTAWQLFDRLDRQLKKREASLRESKIRIQAVVDNAPDGIITLDERGNIESFNPAAERIFGYKAVQVTGMNIRQLITEPVREGTSSDSLNYFLTTPTTKISSCQRETTGRRKDGITFPMDLAISEMHLATERLFIAICRDITERQQADETVRNQAQLLDLANDSIIIRDLNDNITYWNQGARHLYGWKNKEILGQQIHTLLKTKFPQPLEAIKQALLNQGRWEGQLEHTKRDGTKVTVSSRWTLQRDEEGQPTAILEINNDITERQRWVQALRDSQQMLQLVMDNIPQFIFWKDRNSVYLGCNDNVAWLLGLKNRADIIGLTDYDMPISREEAERYYAIDRQVMETNTPMYHMVEPLFLEMPDRKTIWVDANKIPLTDGAGNVVGILGTFEDITERMHSEAALAESEQRFRATFEQAAVGMAQTTLEGRLIMVNQKLCEIVGYTREELLQMKFQDFTHPEDLKTELESLHQLLARNLETYAIEKRYICKDGMPVWVNLSVSLLRDPGGNQTLMGVVEDITFRKQAEEALQGRAEELSRTTAILAKTTANLKKRNQELDQFAYVVSHDLKAPLRAIANLSSWIEEDLEDLLTEDTQHQMNLLRGRVHRMEALIEALLQYSRVGRVKSALETVSVASLLEDILDSLAPPASFTIEVEPEMPALVTERLLLEQVFANLISNAIKHNHRQAGHVKISVKDLGDFYEFAVADDGPGIAPEYHEKVFVIFQTLEARDKVENTGIGLSLVKKTVETQGGTIKLTSQAGQGSTFSFTWPKQPIAHH; this is encoded by the coding sequence ATGAAAGCCTTCGCGCCCAAACACTGGCGCTCCCGATGGTTTGATTTACAGGTGCGCCGGCAAGGAACACTGATTATTGCCATTCCGGTCACCTGCCTGGTTAGCTCACTCATTGCAATCGCCTGCTTGCGCGAGATTGTTTCTAATGGGCGAGAGCAAGAAAACCACAGCAACCGAGTTGTGAGGGAAGTCAATCGCGCACTCACAAATGTTGTGAATGCTGAAACCGGCATTCGGGGTTACGCCCTTACCAAGCGTCCTGAATTTCTAGAACCCTATCAAGCGGCCAAGAGCAATTTGCCAGACTCGCTGGAAAAACTCAGCATTTTGGTTCAAAACAATCCGGACCAAGAGCAGCAAATCCAACAAATTCAACAAAGCGCTCAAGAAAGAATGAGCAGCTTTGACCGAACGGTGGGACTGATCAATCGTTCGGGCAAGACAAACAGCACATCGCCAGAACTGAGTAACCAGCTGGTTGAAGGCAAATTAAAAATGGATGCCTTGCGCCGGCAGATTGCTCAGTTTAGCACTCAAGAGGAAAGCCGATTACGTGCCCTCAATCAGTACGTAGTGCGGATGCGAGATTTAACCACCGGCTTTCAGTGGTTCGCTTTATTGTTTGGCTTAGTCGGTGCCGGGACAGCTTGGCAGTTGTTTGATCGTTTAGATCGCCAGCTCAAGAAGCGGGAAGCCAGTTTGCGAGAAAGTAAAATTCGCATTCAAGCGGTTGTAGATAACGCGCCAGATGGAATTATAACCCTCGATGAGCGAGGCAATATTGAGTCTTTCAACCCTGCCGCAGAGCGGATCTTTGGCTATAAAGCGGTACAAGTCACAGGGATGAACATCAGGCAGCTGATCACGGAACCTGTTCGTGAAGGGACGAGCAGTGACTCACTTAACTACTTTTTGACCACCCCAACTACTAAAATCAGCAGCTGCCAGCGAGAAACCACCGGACGGCGCAAGGACGGCATCACCTTCCCAATGGATTTGGCCATCAGCGAAATGCACCTCGCCACAGAGCGCCTGTTCATCGCGATTTGCCGCGATATTACTGAGCGCCAGCAAGCCGATGAAACCGTGCGAAACCAAGCACAACTGCTCGATTTAGCCAATGACAGCATCATCATCCGCGACTTGAACGATAACATTACCTACTGGAATCAAGGTGCTAGACATCTGTACGGATGGAAAAACAAAGAAATACTCGGCCAGCAGATTCACACGCTTTTAAAAACAAAATTTCCCCAACCCCTAGAGGCAATCAAACAAGCCTTGCTCAATCAAGGCCGGTGGGAAGGACAGCTCGAACACACCAAACGCGATGGGACAAAAGTGACCGTTTCCAGTCGGTGGACGCTACAGCGAGATGAAGAAGGGCAGCCGACAGCCATCTTAGAAATTAACAACGACATCACAGAACGCCAGCGTTGGGTGCAAGCGCTGCGGGACTCACAGCAAATGTTGCAGCTGGTGATGGACAACATCCCGCAGTTTATCTTTTGGAAAGATCGCAATTCAGTTTACCTGGGCTGCAATGACAACGTTGCGTGGCTGTTGGGTTTAAAGAATCGCGCAGATATCATCGGGCTTACTGACTACGATATGCCCATCAGCCGAGAGGAAGCAGAACGCTATTATGCAATTGACCGGCAGGTGATGGAAACCAACACCCCCATGTATCACATGGTTGAGCCTTTATTTTTAGAGATGCCAGATCGCAAAACGATTTGGGTCGATGCGAATAAAATTCCCCTAACCGATGGAGCCGGCAATGTAGTGGGAATTTTAGGAACGTTTGAGGATATCACAGAGCGGATGCACTCAGAAGCGGCTTTAGCGGAGAGTGAACAGCGCTTCCGCGCCACCTTCGAGCAGGCAGCAGTGGGGATGGCCCAAACCACCCTAGAGGGCCGGTTGATTATGGTAAATCAAAAGCTCTGTGAAATTGTGGGCTACACCCGCGAAGAACTTCTGCAAATGAAGTTTCAAGACTTTACCCACCCAGAAGACCTCAAAACAGAGCTAGAGTCCTTGCATCAACTGTTAGCGCGTAACCTTGAAACTTACGCGATCGAGAAGCGTTACATCTGTAAAGATGGGATGCCGGTGTGGGTCAATCTCAGTGTCTCGCTTTTGCGCGATCCGGGGGGCAACCAAACGCTGATGGGAGTTGTTGAAGACATTACGTTTCGCAAGCAGGCGGAGGAAGCGCTGCAAGGGCGAGCAGAAGAACTTTCGCGCACCACAGCGATTTTGGCCAAAACCACAGCAAATTTAAAGAAACGTAACCAAGAACTCGACCAGTTTGCTTATGTTGTCTCCCACGATTTGAAAGCACCGCTGCGGGCGATCGCTAACCTCAGCAGCTGGATAGAAGAAGACCTCGAAGATCTGTTAACCGAGGATACCCAGCATCAAATGAACCTGCTGCGCGGGCGTGTCCACCGCATGGAAGCCCTAATTGAGGCGCTGTTGCAGTATTCTCGTGTTGGGCGCGTGAAAAGTGCCTTAGAAACTGTAAGCGTTGCTAGCTTGCTAGAAGATATCCTGGATTCTCTGGCACCACCGGCATCGTTCACAATTGAGGTTGAACCCGAAATGCCGGCATTGGTTACAGAACGGTTGCTCTTAGAGCAAGTTTTTGCCAATTTAATCAGCAATGCCATTAAACATAACCATAGGCAAGCCGGTCATGTGAAAATATCAGTAAAAGACCTCGGAGACTTTTACGAGTTTGCTGTGGCTGATGACGGCCCTGGCATTGCCCCTGAATATCATGAAAAAGTGTTTGTGATCTTTCAGACTTTGGAAGCTCGCGATAAGGTCGAGAACACCGGCATCGGTCTGTCGCTTGTTAAAAAAACTGTAGAAACCCAGGGGGGAACCATTAAGCTGACATCCCAGGCAGGTCAAGGCTCTACTTTTAGCTTTACCTGGCCAAAGCAACCAATTGCACACCACTAA
- the era gene encoding GTPase Era: protein MLNISDITPIPTPPAGFKSGFIGIIGRPNVGKSTLMNYLVGQKIAITSPVAQTTRNRLRGILTTPEAQLIFVDTPGIHKPHHQLGEVLVQNAQIAIRSVDVILFVVDASVPAGGGDRYIAELLNNVETPVILGLNKIDQQPSESEQLDESYQQLIAGHEWPIVKFSAITGTGLDTLQTLLIEHLEAGPYYYPPDLVTDQPERFIMGELIREQILLLTREEVPHSVAVVIDIVEETPKITRILATIHVERDSQKGILIGKGGSMLKEIGSAAREQMQKLIDGKVYLELFVKVQPKWRQSRQHLADLGYRVEE from the coding sequence ATCCTGAATATCTCAGATATTACGCCAATCCCTACCCCACCTGCCGGGTTTAAATCCGGCTTCATCGGCATTATCGGACGCCCGAATGTCGGCAAATCTACGCTGATGAATTATCTGGTGGGGCAAAAAATTGCCATTACTTCGCCTGTCGCGCAAACTACCCGCAACCGGCTCAGAGGCATCCTGACGACTCCAGAAGCTCAGTTAATTTTCGTCGATACTCCAGGTATCCACAAACCCCACCACCAGCTTGGGGAAGTGCTGGTGCAAAATGCCCAAATTGCCATCCGATCCGTCGATGTGATTTTGTTTGTTGTAGATGCTTCCGTCCCTGCCGGCGGCGGAGATCGTTACATTGCAGAACTGTTGAACAATGTTGAAACGCCGGTTATTCTGGGGTTGAACAAAATCGATCAGCAACCCTCAGAGTCTGAACAGTTGGATGAGAGTTATCAGCAATTGATTGCCGGTCACGAATGGCCTATTGTGAAATTCTCCGCTATCACCGGCACTGGACTGGACACCCTGCAAACACTCCTCATCGAGCATTTAGAAGCCGGTCCCTATTATTATCCCCCGGACTTAGTCACCGATCAACCCGAACGCTTTATCATGGGCGAACTGATCCGGGAGCAAATTTTGCTTCTCACCCGTGAAGAAGTTCCCCACTCAGTCGCTGTCGTTATTGATATTGTGGAAGAGACGCCCAAAATTACCCGCATTTTAGCCACAATTCACGTCGAACGCGATTCTCAAAAAGGAATTCTCATTGGTAAAGGAGGCAGTATGCTCAAAGAAATTGGCAGTGCTGCCCGTGAACAAATGCAAAAGTTAATTGATGGGAAAGTCTATTTAGAGCTGTTTGTTAAAGTGCAGCCCAAATGGCGACAATCGCGCCAGCATCTAGCAGACTTGGGTTATCGGGTTGAGGAATAA
- a CDS encoding alpha-E domain-containing protein has product MLSRVANSIYWLTRYVERAENIARFIDVNLNLLLDSPAGTTQQWEPLVITTGDLPLFKERYGEATAENVIQFLTFDRKYSNSILSCLQLARENARSIREIISSEMWEQVNAFYLMVKEADPDQSLSALHEFFTQVKMASHLFAGVMDATMTHNEGWNFGQMGRLLERADKITRILDVKYFILLPSAKDVGTTLDEIQWIALLRSASAYEMYRKCQHRITPTGVVEFLILDRDFPRSIRFCLLRSERALHKITGTPGGTWRDPGERALGRLRSELDYLTIDEIIQKGLHEFLNDLQIQLNGVGNQIFKTFFALEPIH; this is encoded by the coding sequence ATGTTGAGCCGCGTTGCTAATTCTATTTATTGGCTGACTCGCTATGTGGAGCGAGCCGAAAATATTGCCCGATTTATTGATGTGAATTTGAATTTACTTTTAGATTCTCCTGCCGGCACTACTCAGCAGTGGGAACCTTTAGTGATAACAACCGGGGATTTGCCTTTGTTTAAAGAACGTTACGGTGAGGCAACCGCAGAAAATGTGATTCAGTTTCTAACTTTTGATAGAAAATATTCTAATTCTATCCTTTCATGCCTCCAACTAGCCAGAGAAAATGCTCGCTCGATTCGAGAAATTATTTCCTCAGAAATGTGGGAACAAGTCAATGCCTTTTATCTAATGGTAAAAGAGGCCGATCCCGACCAATCTTTATCCGCTTTGCATGAGTTTTTTACGCAAGTCAAAATGGCAAGTCACCTATTTGCTGGTGTGATGGATGCCACGATGACCCATAATGAAGGGTGGAATTTTGGTCAGATGGGACGGCTTTTAGAGCGTGCAGATAAAATAACTCGCATCTTAGATGTGAAGTATTTTATTTTGCTGCCTTCAGCAAAAGACGTTGGCACAACCCTGGATGAAATTCAGTGGATCGCCTTACTTCGTTCTGCAAGTGCTTACGAAATGTATCGCAAATGTCAGCATCGAATTACCCCCACCGGCGTTGTAGAATTTTTGATTTTAGATCGAGATTTTCCGCGCTCAATTCGATTTTGCTTGTTGCGTTCAGAACGGGCGCTTCATAAAATTACGGGAACGCCGGGGGGAACGTGGAGAGATCCGGGAGAAAGAGCGTTAGGGCGCTTGCGTTCGGAGCTGGATTATCTGACGATTGATGAAATCATTCAAAAAGGGTTGCATGAATTTTTGAATGACTTACAAATCCAGCTAAATGGGGTGGGCAACCAAATTTTTAAAACGTTCTTTGCTTTGGAACCCATTCATTAA
- a CDS encoding ABC transporter substrate-binding protein, whose amino-acid sequence MSKLVIFKIGKGDFEQGFPVTIEICEEGKLPYKEYRDEKLPPAPELPEIYRQWQQKYYGLESMRRVIKIPPAQKTNFSTKKECEDAAEDLEDYCIEWFNGKNSSFKDLRSHVREEVEKKEPARIIFQTENELLRKLPWHLWDLFERLPHAEFSISARYAPHSPPLKTPVKILAILGSSEGIDISEDRKLLKALPGTKVCFLDEPKREELNEYLWDLPWDILFFAGHSSSYEEGKGGEIQLNDAESPSLDKLRNALKKAIENGLKLAIFNSCDGVGLAKELVDLNIPQVIVMREPVPDRVAQKFLRYFLHYFSAGESFHQAVREAREKLQGLEEEFPLASWLPVIYQNPAEKSPIWPQSPMTRLQNKICRLWLNNKVAVLLGGTMATAITVTIGSRIFPYLFPPSHTEPQPEIARISLGEKLLITQKNNPDKEKGIKAFSNEKFDDAITYFLSSLRKNRNDPETLIYLNNALAKQKAALNTGEKLKIAVSVPIGRESNVAEEVLRGVAQAQSELNCGLEEISRAIEKAQMNLNCSGGIHGKLLEIAIANDEDNPKIAEQVAEKLADTLDILGVIGHYSSDSTLKAGDVYDAKRLVVISPTSTAVNLSNFSEWVFRTIPSDAISAQNLVKYMLNELNATRAAVAYHRNSTYSESLKNEFRKRLPSQKFVAECDLSQGHFSADDCVNLAKQNQAEVLLLVPGTKDSLEKAFLVINSNNGSLKLLSGGDIYNARMLKDSGEKAEKGKMVMEVPWHEPSSEFARKTEDFWKEAASWRTVMAYDATQAMAEGLRRINGSPDRQRLRQVLSSSDFSAIGAMGNVEFEPSGDRKHSSNIGVLVQVQPNSSGNFQYGVPRLE is encoded by the coding sequence ATGAGCAAACTGGTTATATTCAAGATTGGCAAAGGTGATTTTGAACAAGGTTTCCCAGTTACTATCGAGATTTGTGAAGAGGGTAAGCTTCCCTACAAAGAGTATAGAGATGAAAAACTGCCGCCAGCTCCCGAACTTCCCGAAATTTATCGGCAGTGGCAGCAGAAATATTATGGCTTAGAGTCAATGCGAAGAGTCATTAAAATCCCTCCTGCCCAAAAGACCAATTTTTCTACAAAAAAAGAGTGTGAAGACGCTGCTGAAGATTTAGAAGATTATTGCATAGAGTGGTTCAACGGAAAAAATTCATCTTTTAAAGATTTACGGAGTCATGTACGAGAAGAAGTTGAAAAAAAAGAACCGGCGCGGATTATCTTCCAAACAGAGAATGAACTGCTACGGAAGCTTCCTTGGCATTTGTGGGATTTATTTGAGCGTCTTCCCCATGCGGAATTTTCCATTAGTGCGCGGTATGCTCCCCATAGCCCCCCGCTGAAAACCCCTGTTAAAATCCTGGCGATTTTAGGCAGTAGCGAAGGCATTGATATCAGCGAAGATCGCAAGCTTTTAAAAGCATTACCCGGAACCAAAGTTTGTTTCCTAGACGAACCCAAACGAGAAGAACTGAACGAGTATTTGTGGGATCTCCCTTGGGACATTCTGTTTTTTGCCGGCCACAGTTCCAGTTATGAAGAAGGAAAAGGCGGAGAAATTCAGCTCAACGACGCTGAAAGTCCATCCCTGGATAAATTGAGAAATGCCTTAAAAAAAGCAATTGAAAATGGCTTGAAGCTGGCAATCTTTAACTCTTGTGATGGAGTCGGTTTGGCAAAGGAGCTGGTAGATTTAAACATTCCCCAGGTCATCGTCATGCGAGAACCTGTTCCAGATCGCGTCGCGCAGAAATTTTTACGGTACTTCTTGCACTATTTCTCCGCCGGAGAATCGTTTCATCAGGCAGTGCGAGAAGCGCGGGAGAAATTGCAGGGATTAGAAGAGGAATTTCCCCTGGCTTCTTGGCTGCCCGTTATCTACCAGAATCCCGCAGAAAAGTCGCCAATTTGGCCTCAATCTCCTATGACTCGACTCCAAAATAAAATTTGCCGGCTTTGGCTAAACAACAAGGTGGCGGTTTTATTAGGAGGGACGATGGCAACTGCGATCACAGTTACGATAGGTTCTCGAATATTTCCTTACCTTTTCCCACCTTCCCATACTGAACCACAGCCAGAGATTGCTCGGATCAGTTTAGGCGAAAAACTGCTGATTACTCAAAAAAATAATCCAGACAAAGAAAAGGGAATAAAAGCTTTTTCTAATGAAAAATTTGATGATGCCATCACATACTTCTTAAGCTCTCTTCGGAAAAACAGAAACGACCCAGAAACTCTGATTTACCTAAACAATGCGCTCGCTAAACAGAAGGCAGCGCTTAATACGGGTGAAAAGCTGAAAATTGCAGTCAGCGTTCCAATTGGCAGGGAGTCTAATGTTGCGGAAGAAGTTCTGCGTGGGGTTGCCCAGGCTCAGAGTGAATTGAATTGTGGCCTTGAAGAAATTTCGCGTGCAATTGAAAAGGCTCAAATGAACCTGAATTGCAGTGGCGGCATTCACGGGAAATTGTTGGAGATCGCAATTGCTAATGACGAAGATAATCCTAAAATTGCCGAACAAGTAGCCGAAAAACTCGCGGACACTCTGGATATCTTAGGGGTGATCGGTCATTATTCTAGCGACAGCACCCTGAAAGCAGGAGACGTGTATGACGCAAAAAGACTCGTTGTAATTTCTCCCACCAGTACGGCTGTCAATCTATCTAATTTCAGTGAGTGGGTTTTTCGCACAATTCCCAGTGACGCAATCTCAGCCCAAAACCTAGTTAAGTATATGTTGAACGAACTCAACGCTACCAGAGCTGCTGTTGCCTATCACCGGAACAGCACTTATAGCGAGTCTCTCAAGAACGAGTTCCGAAAACGGCTTCCTTCGCAGAAATTTGTTGCTGAGTGCGATCTATCTCAAGGACACTTCAGCGCAGACGACTGCGTGAATCTAGCCAAACAAAACCAAGCAGAGGTACTGCTGCTAGTTCCCGGCACGAAAGATTCCTTGGAAAAGGCATTTCTTGTGATCAATAGCAACAATGGCTCACTAAAGCTATTGAGTGGCGGTGATATCTACAACGCAAGAATGCTCAAAGATTCTGGGGAGAAAGCTGAAAAGGGCAAAATGGTGATGGAAGTTCCCTGGCATGAGCCTAGCTCTGAATTTGCCCGGAAAACTGAAGACTTTTGGAAGGAAGCTGCAAGCTGGCGGACGGTTATGGCATACGATGCCACCCAAGCAATGGCTGAAGGGTTAAGGAGGATTAACGGAAGTCCTGATCGCCAGAGGTTGAGACAGGTACTTTCAAGCTCTGATTTTTCGGCAATCGGCGCGATGGGAAACGTAGAATTTGAGCCATCCGGTGATCGCAAGCACTCTTCCAATATCGGAGTCTTAGTTCAAGTTCAACCCAATTCCAGTGGGAATTTTCAGTATGGGGTTCCTCGGCTGGAATAG
- a CDS encoding dihydrofolate reductase family protein — protein sequence MRKIRLFIASSLDGYIARTSGNVDWLFTDQDYGYTDFFAQIDTLIMGNKTYQQALSFGEYPYKGKKGFVLSKTRAGERDNNVEFVGGDLKSFINKLLNQSGGDIWLVGGAETIHYFMKHGFVDELILAIHPTILGDGIPLIVRDPSLETALELKEVKSFESGLLQVFYDVKRNPTDTV from the coding sequence ATGCGAAAAATACGGTTGTTTATTGCCTCTAGCCTTGACGGATACATTGCGAGAACCTCAGGCAATGTGGATTGGCTGTTCACCGATCAAGATTACGGTTACACAGACTTTTTCGCCCAAATTGATACCTTGATTATGGGGAATAAGACGTATCAGCAAGCCTTGAGTTTTGGAGAATACCCATACAAAGGGAAGAAAGGGTTTGTTTTATCAAAAACTCGTGCCGGTGAAAGAGATAATAACGTAGAATTTGTGGGGGGCGATTTGAAAAGCTTCATCAACAAGCTGCTTAACCAAAGTGGGGGTGATATTTGGTTAGTTGGGGGAGCTGAGACGATTCATTATTTCATGAAACACGGTTTTGTCGATGAACTAATTCTTGCCATACACCCAACAATTTTAGGAGATGGCATCCCACTAATTGTGCGAGATCCGAGCTTGGAGACAGCACTTGAGTTGAAAGAGGTTAAGTCTTTTGAATCGGGATTGCTCCAAGTATTTTACGACGTGAAAAGAAACCCTACAGACACAGTCTGA
- a CDS encoding response regulator has protein sequence MIHLLLVEDDEVDVMNVRRAFKRNNITNPLYVANNGLEALLMLRGNGEAPVVPPQRRLILLDINMPKMNGIEFLRELRADTSLKAIPVIVLTTSNEDKDKVEAYHLNVAGYILKPVTFSSFVDAIATLNKYWTLSEIP, from the coding sequence ATGATTCATCTCCTGCTTGTTGAGGACGATGAGGTTGATGTGATGAATGTCCGACGAGCTTTCAAAAGAAACAACATCACGAATCCTCTTTACGTTGCAAATAATGGTTTAGAGGCTTTGTTGATGTTACGCGGAAACGGGGAAGCGCCGGTAGTTCCCCCTCAGCGCCGCCTCATTTTGCTCGATATCAATATGCCAAAAATGAATGGAATTGAGTTTTTACGGGAATTGCGTGCGGACACTTCCCTAAAAGCAATCCCAGTAATTGTACTGACGACCTCGAATGAAGATAAAGATAAGGTGGAAGCTTATCACTTAAATGTTGCGGGATACATTCTCAAACCCGTAACATTCTCTAGTTTTGTTGATGCGATTGCGACGCTTAACAAATATTGGACGCTGAGTGAAATCCCGTAG
- a CDS encoding GAF domain-containing protein gives MEETFEILVVDDDEVDRMAVCRALKAAGLAVEVSEAADCAGAIAALKLQSFDCVLVDYCLPDADGIALVQAVREAGIKVALIALTGQEDAQVAVELMKAGASDYLSKGKLSPEILSSRLHNVIRIHRAEIQAAEATEKLKESEERYRLVLEGSNDGIWDWDISNNKLYSNERFFEILGVPKTEFYYGSLEYFYERIHVEDQIKIKDAIVSHLELGGDCNVEFRIRHSNGKYRYCSCRGKAQRNERGMAVRVAGIISDITERKQAEKELLKQHQRSQLFAELTLKIRQSLQIEEILQTTVNEILQLLGTDRVVIYRIWQDGSGTVVTEAVLPGIKAIVEKNITDPCFRESYIERYRGGRISAITDVAQANLQPCHAELLHRLDVKANLVVPILQREELWGLLIAHQCATAREWTSFEIELLQQLADQVSIALAQAQLLERETRASQQLAEQNVTLEQALKDLQQAQAQLIQAEKMSGLGQLVAGIAHEINNPVTFIYGNITPAQQYIQDLLDLLHLYQQHYPEPVPAIKVATEELDIEFLISDLIKVLSSMKVGAERIRQIVLSLRNFSRLDEAKMKPVNIHEGLDNTLLLLQHRLETKTGSDNIEIIKEYGNLPPVECHAGQLNQVFMNILSNAIEALEEAEKHDASEGNGNHHSKSAVPCIRIRTEAAGSEFVTISISDNGPGMTEEVCRRLFDPFFTTKPVGKGTGLGLAISYQIVVDKHGGELQCISTPGEGATFVIKIPIQQDSSARNIQGESCPLLLQAHRRAVEVLKPNS, from the coding sequence ATGGAAGAGACTTTTGAAATCCTAGTGGTCGATGATGATGAAGTGGATCGCATGGCAGTCTGCCGAGCGCTGAAAGCGGCGGGTTTGGCGGTGGAAGTGTCGGAAGCCGCTGATTGTGCAGGGGCGATCGCTGCTTTGAAACTACAATCTTTTGATTGCGTGTTGGTTGACTACTGTCTGCCAGATGCGGATGGCATCGCTCTGGTGCAAGCGGTGCGTGAGGCCGGCATCAAAGTTGCCCTCATCGCCCTCACAGGTCAGGAAGACGCGCAAGTTGCCGTTGAGCTAATGAAAGCTGGGGCGTCTGACTATCTTTCTAAGGGGAAGCTCTCACCAGAGATTTTATCTAGCCGGCTGCACAATGTCATTCGCATTCACCGCGCTGAAATCCAAGCAGCCGAGGCAACTGAAAAGCTCAAGGAAAGTGAAGAGCGCTACCGGCTAGTTTTGGAAGGCTCTAATGATGGCATTTGGGATTGGGATATTTCTAATAATAAGCTTTATTCTAATGAGCGATTTTTTGAGATTCTAGGTGTTCCTAAAACTGAATTTTATTACGGGAGTTTAGAATATTTTTACGAACGTATTCATGTAGAAGATCAAATTAAAATCAAAGATGCAATTGTCTCCCATTTAGAATTAGGTGGGGATTGCAATGTAGAGTTTAGAATTCGCCACTCAAACGGGAAATACCGCTATTGCTCTTGTCGGGGAAAAGCTCAGCGAAATGAGCGGGGAATGGCGGTGCGAGTCGCCGGCATTATTAGTGATATCACAGAGCGCAAGCAAGCGGAAAAAGAGTTACTAAAGCAGCACCAACGGTCGCAATTATTCGCAGAATTGACGCTTAAAATCCGCCAGTCTTTGCAAATTGAAGAAATTCTTCAAACCACCGTTAATGAAATCCTGCAACTGCTGGGAACTGACCGGGTAGTAATTTACCGAATATGGCAAGATGGTTCGGGAACGGTGGTGACAGAAGCCGTGCTTCCCGGCATTAAAGCAATTGTGGAAAAGAATATCACAGACCCTTGCTTTCGAGAGTCATACATCGAGCGATACCGGGGGGGGCGAATTAGTGCGATCACTGACGTGGCACAGGCGAATCTGCAACCTTGCCATGCAGAATTGTTACACCGGCTTGATGTGAAAGCGAACTTGGTGGTGCCAATTTTGCAAAGGGAGGAATTGTGGGGCTTGTTAATCGCCCATCAGTGCGCCACTGCACGCGAGTGGACGAGCTTTGAGATTGAGCTTTTGCAACAATTAGCCGATCAAGTCAGCATTGCGCTGGCTCAAGCTCAACTTTTAGAGAGAGAAACTCGCGCCTCCCAGCAACTCGCTGAGCAAAATGTCACTTTAGAGCAAGCATTAAAGGATCTCCAACAAGCACAAGCTCAGCTTATTCAAGCAGAAAAAATGTCTGGTTTGGGACAGTTGGTTGCCGGCATCGCGCATGAAATTAACAACCCAGTCACGTTTATTTACGGCAATATTACGCCGGCACAGCAATATATTCAAGATTTATTAGATTTGCTGCACTTGTATCAGCAACACTATCCTGAGCCGGTGCCGGCAATTAAAGTGGCTACAGAAGAACTTGATATCGAGTTTTTAATCTCAGATTTAATTAAGGTGCTATCTTCGATGAAAGTCGGCGCTGAACGTATCCGCCAAATTGTGTTGTCCTTACGGAACTTCTCCCGGCTAGACGAAGCGAAAATGAAGCCGGTTAATATTCATGAAGGACTCGATAATACCTTGCTGCTGTTGCAACACCGGCTGGAAACAAAGACGGGTTCTGATAATATTGAGATTATTAAAGAATATGGCAACTTGCCGCCGGTTGAATGTCATGCCGGCCAGCTTAACCAAGTGTTTATGAATATCCTCAGCAATGCAATTGAGGCGCTGGAGGAAGCAGAGAAGCACGATGCCTCTGAGGGAAATGGAAATCATCACTCTAAATCTGCCGTGCCTTGTATTCGCATTCGCACAGAAGCAGCCGGTTCTGAGTTTGTTACTATCTCAATTTCTGACAATGGTCCCGGTATGACGGAAGAAGTATGCCGGCGACTTTTTGATCCGTTTTTTACCACAAAGCCGGTGGGTAAAGGCACGGGGTTAGGGTTAGCGATCAGTTACCAAATTGTGGTGGACAAACACGGGGGTGAACTGCAATGTATTTCAACCCCCGGAGAAGGTGCGACGTTTGTGATTAAAATTCCGATTCAGCAAGATTCATCGGCACGCAACATTCAAGGGGAGAGTTGTCCTTTGCTATTACAGGCTCACAGAAGGGCGGTTGAAGTTTTGAAGCCGAACAGTTGA